Within Gambusia affinis linkage group LG01, SWU_Gaff_1.0, whole genome shotgun sequence, the genomic segment AGTGATgagaaatacttttgttttatttcacattctTCAGACAACAGAGATAATCTGATCTGGGAGATCAAATCTACTGCTAGAGATTCACACTAACCTGTTTTACCTTCATGCTTTGGTCAACAGGAATGAGATAAAACCCGTTTTATAAatgaattgtgtttttgctccagttgtttttgtcttgaaacAGCAGAAAGTCGCAGTTTTCATCTTATCTCCCCCTGAAGCTTCATGGAAACCTGGAGCAGAAGGAAATGGGTGAGTGGCAGGAGCAACCGGAGATTATCCGCCTGTTACAAGGTTAACTCagagacaaaacaacacaaatcacACAGCACGGAGGTCAGGAGGTCATCTCACAACCTTCTGTTGTATCGCGAGTGATTCACACACTTTAACCCCACCATGAAGATCCCAGAtaaaagctgaaacaaaaactgaaaccgaaatatttttattaactggaatgaaaacaactttaattaatgggaaaaacaaaaactaactggaactatatCATGTTTATACATCTAACTAATACATGTTACAACCATAGATATTCTGTATTTGGAtctatcaatttatttattaatctttcaaactgatatgaaatggattttttccccacaatcAGTTTATATCAGCTGTCGGCAAATTACAACAGTCAGGATGGAGAACACCAGCCGTCCCCTGTTCACGGTTTCCTCCAACCACAGGAGCTCCTGTAGTGGCAGGTTGCTCTCACTGGGTTGATCAACTGGGAGGATTAAAAACTCCTTTGTCCCACCGACCATTAGGTTTTATAATGCTGCTATCTGTTTATCGCTCAGACGGGGTAACTagtattttaacattatttaaacacttttatttgaCCTCTTTTAGTGGTGatgtatttattatattctTGTACCTTTTTATGGACGTCTTAATGCTGTACCATTTTAATTCTGTGTGGATGTGAATTAATGTGTGAGCAACAGATAACCTCAACTTCCCTAcgggattaataaagtttaaccTAACCATTCTCCTCCTGGCAGCTGcgctatgctatgctatgctatgctatgctatgctacgctatgctatgctatgctatgctatgctatgctatgctaaGCATCTCTgataacaataacaaatttcaAATTAGATCTTTTACTAAAACTGATATGCATGAAGTTATTTAGTAACTATGGCAACGATTGAATCTAGATGATCAGTTTACAACCTGGAAACTCTTCAGTCAAGTCAATCattcagttcaaagtgctttaaataataaaaatacaaagtagtAGAAGACTGTGAAGAATTGAAGCATTACATTCCTTGTAGTGGCatcattaaacatgtttgtttcatttattatcattaaaatCGGTTTTAACCAGCTGGGTTTTAGTCTAGATTGAATGGAACTCAGGGTTTCgtctgttttgcagttttctaggactttgtttcagatttgtggtgcatagaagctgaatgctgcttcatGTTTGGTTCCTTTAGTCTTTGGAGGGAAACCTGGCCTCCACCCACAGCTCTGCTGAGAACGACTCCCTGAGCCAACGCCTGACAGTGACTGGTGGATTTTACGCCACCTGGGTTGGTGGCTCCCATGAATCTCAGCAAGTTTAACAAACTGGGCGTCAGAATCATGATGACAGCGAGTGAAACGCAAACCACCAGGAAACCTGATGTTGAGAAAGtaattcctttttcttttctcatatttaaTGGTTTCACAGATTAATATCTACTTATCTTAAGAAACACAGGAGCTGCTTCACTAATGATCACAAACAGCCAGAGTCATTTATtctcaaatatttacaaagaatCTGATCTTTAATTCCAATATCTTTCATGTCCTGTTCAGTTTTAAGTGACTTTTTAATACCTTTCTGCCAAAACTGCTGAtgaattatataaaacataaataaggtTCTGTAGCAACTATCGTCTCATAAACTCTTTTTGGAGCGGAGGAAAGTACGCTACAGgaaattctgatttttatttttttcttctaactgGATGCTgaaagaaactttaaattttatttacattaataaacAAGTATGTGGAGAACAAACAGGAACAGACATGgttacatttagtttatttaaagtgatttgccttttttcctgcaggatgtctggttctggttctggttctggttctggttctgtctaCGGATGTTTGGTACAAACAAAACTCAGTTCCATGTCGCCTCTGGCATCGTTGACTGTTAAACAGATAAAAGCTTTTCTCCTTCTCCTGATGGATACtcatggaaaacagaaaaactaaaacacaaactgataaTGATGCCTTTTCAATTCAAACTATTTTATCGtttctaaaagatttttttgtcttcacttCTGAACCAAAGtacacaaacataattttagatGAGATAAATGAAGTGAAGCTCGTTCAGGATATCATTGCTGCTGGAGACGACCTTCACTCTGTTTTATGTTCTTTCATGAAAACCAAATGATCACATGATCTGTAATTAAGTAAAAAGTACAACAGTTGGTATCCAAAAagtatttgaacaaaaaaacaactgtattTCCCGAcaggttttatttctggaaatactatgtttgttttgttcaccaTGATTTACATTATAACAAATCATTTTGTGTTGTGATTTGCATCAGAGCTTCACATGCAGCAGAGTTTCTTCTTTACCAGATTCATTGATCTGCATGCAGCGCTCCGTTCTTCCGTGTTTGTTCGGCTCCATTTTGGCCCAGAACGTAAACCTGGACCCGTCGCTCCACAGCCAAACGCCTTCCTGGAAAAGGACTGAAAAGTTGATTCTCTCTCAGACATGTTCTTCTCAGGCCTCCGTGGGAGAAGAACAGCTCAGAAACGCCATCTGCTTTTTAAATGCTGCAGAACCCGGGCCGgtaccttaaaaaaaataacactttgttttccaaatcCATCGTCTCTGTGAGGATACAGCGGATCATTTCCCTTTAGCTGTAGTCCAAGTAGTGATCATTTACAGTAACGCTTCTCAAGTAGAAGTAAGAAGTAAGTTGCACTAAAAATATTCCATAaggtactttttttattttcctaagtGACTGAAGTAAATGTGCCTCCAGCCAGCTCTGCTGACCTGTTGATGCTACGACAGCACAGAGTAAGTTTAAATCTATGGCtatgaaaaatacatctttactcaacataaatgaaaatcaattaaaaaaaaacaacaactagtTATTTGAAAGCACAATTGCTTTTACTTTACACTGGTAACTTATCTGAGTATATTGTTCcttgagtgttttatttttgtactcttTCCATCTCCTCCAGAGGTTAAATCAGTCCTGGCCGACCCATGAGGTCACTTTCAGATCATCTTGGTGATGATGTGCAGATTAAAGTTGGTTTCTCTGAGTTCTCACCTTGGCTGCGTTGCACCTCCTATCCAGGTTGGTTTGTGAGATCCTGCTCCTTTGTAGATCGCATCTCTGAAGTTGTACTCACTTTGTCTTTGGATGGAAGCTAAATTAGCATCAGATTCACTGCAGGCTTTCTGCAGGAAACATGGTAACAACTAGCGTTACGACCGTCATCCGTACTGGTGAATGGGACCTGGACGGTCAGTTGTTCAGGGTTTCACTGATGGACTTCAGCTGTTTTCGTACCTCAGCATCAGGCCAGTCTGCTTCTCGCTCCTCAGACAGGAAACGGCAGCTGGCACAGGAATCAGCTGCAGGAAGGGGAAACGTTACAGGCtttgatcatcatcatcatcatcattctgtCAACACAGTCTAAAAACGAAGAGCTGTTGCCACAAAATAACACACCACATCATAATGTCTGTAATACCCCATGAAGCACTGAGAACATGAAATAGtacatttctgtaattttacaAATACGTTAAAGAAATGATGCACATTCTGCATCTATAGTTTGGCTTGTTGAGAGTTTCTTCATCCTAAGACCTGCAGCACTACGTTGAGATCCAACAGAAACGATTAGAGAACAAACCTGGAtcaacaggacatctcaccTGTGAAtccaaaaacacagaagagaaaCAAGAGGTCGATTTTCAACGCATTTCATTTAATACAGTTTTTTAATACATATTCCAAACGCACAGAGAAGAGAAGAATTTTACTCACATTTACTTTAAACCTGAAACCACAGAGAAGCAAAGCAAAAAGGACGGATTTCATCTGAATGAAGATGGGAAAAGTTTCCTCTAAATATTCTGACACATAATccaaaaatattatatttataaatctgctgaaTAAGTGGCACATTTTCCCTAGCAGTAGGAGCatgatgtaaataaatttagCCAGTTTACACtacttaaaaacacagaattttaaataaaaatgttatgaatACATGACTACAGTTTGAGTCCAACCTGAGCTTGTGATGATGAACCGCAGCAGCAGCGCCTTCGACCAGCAAATGGAGAGTTTATATACGTTGGTGTTTAGGTGAGGCTCACAGtgactcaggaaaaaaaactcatttatttcaacaattcaGCCTGTTGAGTTTGTCTGAGCAGAAGTTCAGGTTGGTGATGGGTGTGTCACACCTGAAGCCATTTCTCCTCATTCCTGTTGATAAATCACTGATCATCTCTTTATAGCCACAAGCCCAGCTAGCAGGTacaccagactgaaaatgttggGATGGAAAAACCCGGTTGGGTTTTAGATACAGGCTGCAGCAGCCAGGTGGGATTTTCTGTTAAAGATTCTTGGTCTTGATGTGGACCGTGATTCTGCCAGCCGTCTCCATCTGCTCTCTGGTTTTATACAGGAATCAAAAACCATTAATGTCTTTATCTGCTCTATGAAATCCcagttattttactgttggATGAGTTCAGTATTTAAAACCTTACTAATATCTCTGGAAACACGTTGGATCTAACGATTCCTTCTGAATTtgctttttctcagttttgtcAGATTGTGGACAAATTTTAGTGTCATGCAAAGTTGATcccattaaatacaaaatacaaaatgataaattaatttcaatccCATCTAtacattttgttgaaatataactttatttatcATATCCTGATGTAAATACATTTAGgaagagagaagaaataaatctttgatATTTCAGTCTGGAAATGGTCACCAAGTCGTTTCTAAGGCCTTTGGATTCTGGAAAAGCACAGAGAACCGTTATCTGTAAATGTGATGTGGATGTTTCTGCACCAGAGTCTGTGCTGCTTTGTCTGGGACTGGAggttcatgtttatgtttatgattaTTTATGTTGAATGAGATCCCCAGAAGCATCAGCAACATGCTATAAACTACTAAAGGATTAAGACTTAGGCATAAATATCTGGTGTGGATGGTGTGATATCTAATGATAAGAGCtctttctcaaaaacaaaatgtttacaggaaaatattttcGGAAAATAAAGCATCAATTTTGTTTAGCAAGAGCTAAAATCCAACCGGTTTTTCCAAACTAACACCATAAGCCTGATGTTAACATTCTGACATCCAGGAAACAGCAAAAGGTTAAATAAGCTCTAATAATCAGAATTGTGAAGAAGTTGCTTCAGGTTTGACCTTCTGACCCCGACCCTTCCCCTTACTCAACCTGGTCACAAGTAAAGTGGACCTGGCCGTTctgcaagttattttaaagattccttgttgttttcttcagctaCTTGAGCTTCTCAGTCAACACAAGAAGCACAATCCTGAGTTATTGCCTTCAGCAAAACTAacaagaaataagatttaaatacCCAGATTAGTTTTTCTTATCTTAATAATTCAGCAGCCCAGGAGCAAACTGTGGAGAGAAAGAGGCCAGGGAGTTCCTGAAAGAccggcctgtgtgtgtgtgtgtgtgtgtgtgggtttgtttttaataccttttggggaccattttcctgacatgtACTACATTGTGGGGACCCGGTGCTCTTTGTGGGGACCAAAGCCTGGTCCCTTCAGGGGAAAGGCTGTGTTTGCATCAGGGGTTAGATTTAGGACTGAGGTATGAAATGAGCTTTGGTTAGAGTTAGGGTTGGGTATGGAATGGACAGGGTAAGGATAAGGGTAAcatttaggctgtagaaattaatggaagtcaatggaaagggcccacaaagatagccacgcaaatatgtgtgtgtgttttatgttatataggaatctaaatataaaattaatatcAGAGTTCAGTTACCAGTCTAGCTCCTGTGAAATGAGAGGAAAACATTGTTAATCTAAATAAGTgaattatttaatgtaaagccATGTACATATTCCTctttgagctttttgttttattttgggtgaAGAAGTTTACAAAGAGAAGCAGTTGGATAGAAAAGCTATGTTTAAGGTTGACataacaggaagaaaaataaaagattttcaaagCTATAATTTGTgatattactttatttattatgtttaattgTAGTTCAGGTTATTTTCTGTCAGCTTCTTGAGGAAGCTAAGATCCTTCCAGGTTTGCAGCAAGAGGCTGCAGATCTTCTCAGTCTGTTGTCTTCTGCCGTCATCAgttggggcagcagcatcagagcctcaTCAGCATCTTGATGAAGGAGGCGACTTCTGCTTCTATTCTGGGCACAACTGGGGAACCTCTggaaatgatgatgataatgatgatgatgcacAGAGGAttattcataaaatcaagaaaagtaTGGACAACCCTGACATCCTCTTCAGACTGTCTTGGGAAAAGattgtcttcagtcagaggcttcttcacaATCACTgtgatacagactgctacaggagatcatTCCTGTCAACAGCCATCAGCATCAAGAAGaactgaagaatttgaattaataagttacaacaacatttaatttccccttggcatcaataaagtatttttgaatttgaactcaGAAGACTGAAACCTGTTTTGATTTATGCATCGATATTTGAGGCATGTGGCTCTTGATTTAAGTGTTTGATGGGTTGAGCTGCTTTAACTCATCTGTAAGTGTACTCTACAAAGGATGCACTAGTTGGTGCAACttaaaatatgtacttttatGTACTTGTTTTGTTAAGGGCAGTTGCTTTTCATGCTTTTTGAAGTATTAATAACTAATTagattttacagtg encodes:
- the LOC122832212 gene encoding galactose-specific lectin nattectin-like, producing the protein MKSVLFALLLCGFRFKVNVRCPVDPADSCASCRFLSEEREADWPDAEKACSESDANLASIQRQSEYNFRDAIYKGAGSHKPTWIGGATQPRKAFGCGATGPGLRSGPKWSRTNTEERSAACRSMNLVSMKLQGEIR